The Sulfurihydrogenibium subterraneum DSM 15120 genomic interval AATGGTAGTTATAAAATTTGATATAATTAATCTATTAATAATCTTATTTTACATTAACTTTATTAGTTATATTCTATGTAATAGGTTAAGGAGGAAGCTTGAAGAAAGAGATTAAACAAAAAATAGAAGATATCTTAAAAAAAGAAGGACTGTTCTACCCTGAAATAGAAGACAAAATAAAGGTTGAACCACCAAAAGAGGAAAGCTTTGGAGATTTAGCAACTAACGTAGCATTTTTACTAACAAAACATTTAAAAGAAAAACCCCAAGACATAGCAGTTAGAATCAAATCACTCCTTGAAAAAGACCCAACCTTTAGTAAAGTAGAAGTCTTAAATGGATTTATTAATCTATTTTTATCAGACAGTTATTATCATAGTGTTGTTAAAAAGGCAGTAGAAGAGGGAGACAGATTTGGAGAAAGTAAAGAAAAGAATAAAGGAAAGATAAACATAGAGTATGTAAGTGCAAACCCAACTGGACCCCTTCACCTTGGACACGGTAGAGGAGCTGTAATAGGAAATCTTCTGTCTAACATGTACTCTTACATCGGATACATAGTAGAAAGGGAGTTTTACATAAACGATGCAGGCAACCAGATAAAAAAGTTAGGTCAGTCAGTTTATGCAAGGTTTAGAGAGATAGAGGAGCCAGACTATCCCTTCCCAGAAGATGGCTATCACGGAGAGTATATAAAAGACATTGCAAAAGAGATTTATCACTACGAAAGGGAGAAAATTTTAAGTATGTTATCAGAAGAAGACGCTATAGAGTTTTGCGCAGAGTATGCAAAAAATTACCTTTTAGATAAGATAAAAGAAGACTTAAAACTTATAAACGTAGATTTTGATATATGGACAAGTGAAAAAAGTCTTTACCAACATGGTAAAGTAGAACAAGCGTTAAAATTCTTAGAAGAAAAAGGAATGATTTACGAAAAAGATGGTGCATTGTGGCTTAAAACTTCTACTTACGGAGATGAAAAAGACAGAGTTATAAAAAAATCAGATGGAAGTTATACATACTTTGCAGCTGATATTGCATACCACTACGATAAGTACGAAAGAGGATACGACTTTATTATAAATGTTTGGGGAGCTGACCACCACGGCTACTTCCCAAGATTAAAAGCAGCTGTGATGGCTTTTGGAGTTAAAGAAGACTGGATAAACGTTGTTTTTATTCAGCTTGTTAAACTGTTTAAAAACGGTGAAGAAGTTAAAATGTCAAAAAGGTCTGGAGATTTTATCACTTTAAGAGAATTAGTTGAAGAGGTTGGAAAAGATGCAGTTATATACTTCTTTGCGTCAAAAGACCCCAATACCCATTTAAACTTTGATATAGACGTTGCTCTTACAAAATCCAACGAAAACCCCGTTTACTACGTCCAGTATGCCCACGCAAGAATATCAAGCGTATTTAGAGAAGCAAAAGAAAGATTTGACTTTGACCCAGAAAAAGAGTTTGAAGCTGACTTATCATTACTTATACAAGAAGAAGAAAAAAGCATTATGAAATTTTTATCAAACTTATCTCAAGAAGTAGAAGAAGCAACTTTAAAAAAAGAGCCTCATAAAATAACTTTCTTAACTTACGAGCTTGCATCAAGGTTGCATAAGTATTATTACCACCATAAATTTTTAATAGAAGATGACGAAAAGTTAATGAAGGCAAGACTATACCTTTTAAAAGCTGTTAGAAATGCACTTAGAACTTTATTTAAACTTATGGGAATAACTCCTGTGGAGAGAATGTAATGGAAGACAGAGATTTAAAGTCAGCTGTAAAACAGATAAAACAGAAAAAGAAAAAAGAAACATTAGAAAGACTGATAATATTTTTATCTGGATTACTTATAACACTTGTATTTATAGCTATAGGATTAAACTTTTACTCAAAATCAAATCAAACAGTTTCTGAACCTCAAGTAAAAATAGCTTCAGAAGCTGTTAAACCAACTACTCCACCCCAACCACAAAGTTTACAAACAACTCCGCCAGTAGAACAACAGCAAAACAAACCTACTGAGACAAATCAAGTCCAACCAAGTCAAGAGAAACAACAAGTAGAAACACAACCCCCTCAACCAAAACAAGAGACTGCAGAGAAATTAAGTCAAAAAGAAGTTAAAGAGCCAGTTAAACAGGAGCCTAAAGACCAAAGTAAAGCAGTCCAAAAAGTGGAAAAAGAAACAAAGAAAGAAAATAAAGAAAATGTTAAACAAGAATCAAAACCTTCTAACAAACCAGTAGAGAATATAGAAAAACAACCTAAAAAAGAAGAAAAACAAACTGTAGCAATGAAGCAAGAAAATCAAGTAAAATCACCTTCTAAAAAAGAAGATTCAACAGCTAAAGAAATAATAGAAAAAATAAAATCTGGATATTTTTCAATCCAAGTAGGAGCTTTCTCTACAAGAGAAAAAGCAGAAATAGAAAAAGTAAAGTATCCTAACGCTTACATTATAGAAGAAGGCGGATTACATAAAGTTTTAGTAGGTAAGTTCCAAACAGAAAAAGAAGCAAGAGATTACCAAAAGGAAAGTGGTATAAAAGGGTTTATAAAAAGGTTAGGGTCTTGATAGAATACCTTATCCCTCCTCTTACAGGAGCTTTTATAGGCTATGTGACAAACTGGCTTGCTATAAAAATGTTATTTAGACCTTACAACGAAGTAAGAATGTTTGGAATAAAAATGCCATTTACTCCCGGTTTAATTCCTAAAAGAAGAGATGAGATAGCAAATTCTATAGCAAAAGTTATCCGCCACCATCTTATAAACCCTGAGAACCTACACAGGCTCTTTATGGAAAGCTCATACAAAGAAGTTTTAGAAAACAAGTTAAACAGTGTAGTTGAAGAGATTGTTAACAAACTACTTTTAAATCTAAAAGAAGAGGTAGAAACAAAAGTAAAAATATCATTTTTGTCAGGCTACACAGATAAAATTCTTCAATCTCTATCTGATAAAATAAAGCCAATTATTATGGAAAAATCTCAGCAATCAATAAAAGAAAACTTAGAAAAGCACATAGAAGAAGAACTTCCACAGCTTCTTGCATCGTTAGACGTTGAAAAAGTAATTTATGAAACTCTCTCTTCTATAGACATAAAACAACTTGAAGATATAGTCTTAGGATTTTCTGAAAAACAGTTAAAACACATAACTTACTTAGGTGGGGTGATAGGCTTTTTTATAGGATTACTACAACTTCTTTTTAATTATTGAAAATTTTTTTATTCACACTAAATTTAATAATTGCTTTACACTAAAAGGTGAGTAGATGGCTATATCCCCAGAGACTGTAGAAGAAGTAAACAGAGTAGCAAACGTTTATGATGTAATATCAGATTATTTAAGTTTAAAAAGACAAGGTTCTGTGTATGTAGCACTCTGCCCTTTTCATAATGAAAAAACTCCTTCTTTTGTAGTATCCCCTACAAAGAATATCTTTAAATGTTTTGGATGTGGTATAAGCGGGAATGCCATAAAGTTTGTTATGGAATATGAAAAAATCTCTTACTTTGATGCAGTTGTCAAACTTGCCCAAAAATATAATATTCCTGTTAAATACTTAGACAGTGAAAAAGAGAAGTTAAACAAAGGACTTTATGCAATAACAAGAATGATAACAGAGTTTTACAAAGAAAACCTAAAAAAATCACAAATATGTAAAGACTATTTAAAAAATAGAGGAATACTGTCAAGAACTATTGAAGAGTTTGAACTTGGCTATTCACCAGAAGACAGCTCTCTTCTGCAAAAATACATTCAAGAGAAAAATATATCTGTAGAAGATTTAGAAAAGATAGGATTAATAACAAAAACAGATAACGGATTTAAAGATAAATTTTCTGGAAGGCTTATCTTCCCTATAAAAGACATAAAAGGAAATATAATAGCCTTTGGTGGAAGAGCTTTAGACAGTGTAAGACAACCCAAGTATCTAAACTCTCCAGAAACAGTTATTTATAAAAAAAGAAATACATTGTACGGTATTTATGAATCCCTTGAACATCTAAAAGAAAAACAAAGTGTTGTGATAGTAGAAGGGTATATGGACTTAATATCACTGTTTCAGATTGGAATAAAAAATGTTGTGGCAACGCTGGGAACAGCGTTTACAAAAAATCAAGCAAACCTACTAAAAAAATATATAAAAGAAGCAGTTGTTATGTTTGACTCTGATGAAGCAGGAAAAAAAGCTGCAATAGAAACCGCAAAAATACTTTTGTCAGAAGGAATAACTGTAAGGTATGCCTACTACAAAGAGGCAAAAGACCCAGATGAACTATCTAAACAAGGCTTATCAAAAGTTAAAGAGATTATTGACCGGTCAAAAGATATAATTATCTTTCTTTTAGAAAGACTAAAAAGTATTCAAGACTCAGATATAAAAACACAGCTTAAAAATTATCAAACAATTTACAACTATATAACAAAGATAATAGCCTACATAGAAGACCCTTCTTTAAGAAACAGTTATATAGAAATCGTAGCAAAATATACAGGAAGAGCTTTTGCTAATGTTGAATCGGATATAGAAAAAGTTAGATTAC includes:
- the argS gene encoding arginine--tRNA ligase; its protein translation is MKKEIKQKIEDILKKEGLFYPEIEDKIKVEPPKEESFGDLATNVAFLLTKHLKEKPQDIAVRIKSLLEKDPTFSKVEVLNGFINLFLSDSYYHSVVKKAVEEGDRFGESKEKNKGKINIEYVSANPTGPLHLGHGRGAVIGNLLSNMYSYIGYIVEREFYINDAGNQIKKLGQSVYARFREIEEPDYPFPEDGYHGEYIKDIAKEIYHYEREKILSMLSEEDAIEFCAEYAKNYLLDKIKEDLKLINVDFDIWTSEKSLYQHGKVEQALKFLEEKGMIYEKDGALWLKTSTYGDEKDRVIKKSDGSYTYFAADIAYHYDKYERGYDFIINVWGADHHGYFPRLKAAVMAFGVKEDWINVVFIQLVKLFKNGEEVKMSKRSGDFITLRELVEEVGKDAVIYFFASKDPNTHLNFDIDVALTKSNENPVYYVQYAHARISSVFREAKERFDFDPEKEFEADLSLLIQEEEKSIMKFLSNLSQEVEEATLKKEPHKITFLTYELASRLHKYYYHHKFLIEDDEKLMKARLYLLKAVRNALRTLFKLMGITPVERM
- a CDS encoding SPOR domain-containing protein translates to MEDRDLKSAVKQIKQKKKKETLERLIIFLSGLLITLVFIAIGLNFYSKSNQTVSEPQVKIASEAVKPTTPPQPQSLQTTPPVEQQQNKPTETNQVQPSQEKQQVETQPPQPKQETAEKLSQKEVKEPVKQEPKDQSKAVQKVEKETKKENKENVKQESKPSNKPVENIEKQPKKEEKQTVAMKQENQVKSPSKKEDSTAKEIIEKIKSGYFSIQVGAFSTREKAEIEKVKYPNAYIIEEGGLHKVLVGKFQTEKEARDYQKESGIKGFIKRLGS
- a CDS encoding DUF445 domain-containing protein, which gives rise to MIEYLIPPLTGAFIGYVTNWLAIKMLFRPYNEVRMFGIKMPFTPGLIPKRRDEIANSIAKVIRHHLINPENLHRLFMESSYKEVLENKLNSVVEEIVNKLLLNLKEEVETKVKISFLSGYTDKILQSLSDKIKPIIMEKSQQSIKENLEKHIEEELPQLLASLDVEKVIYETLSSIDIKQLEDIVLGFSEKQLKHITYLGGVIGFFIGLLQLLFNY
- the dnaG gene encoding DNA primase, whose amino-acid sequence is MAISPETVEEVNRVANVYDVISDYLSLKRQGSVYVALCPFHNEKTPSFVVSPTKNIFKCFGCGISGNAIKFVMEYEKISYFDAVVKLAQKYNIPVKYLDSEKEKLNKGLYAITRMITEFYKENLKKSQICKDYLKNRGILSRTIEEFELGYSPEDSSLLQKYIQEKNISVEDLEKIGLITKTDNGFKDKFSGRLIFPIKDIKGNIIAFGGRALDSVRQPKYLNSPETVIYKKRNTLYGIYESLEHLKEKQSVVIVEGYMDLISLFQIGIKNVVATLGTAFTKNQANLLKKYIKEAVVMFDSDEAGKKAAIETAKILLSEGITVRYAYYKEAKDPDELSKQGLSKVKEIIDRSKDIIIFLLERLKSIQDSDIKTQLKNYQTIYNYITKIIAYIEDPSLRNSYIEIVAKYTGRAFANVESDIEKVRLLTKIERENLKYSEDENKDIKPKLSIKEKIVLKHILENPNFLQKYNFYDIITFSDTLGYYIQLINSGNTQIIQDLSQTLNQHNISTTEETVLQILEDFRQEWIKKQKSLDLSTLSEKNFTDVFNEIKTLKRRR